Proteins from a single region of Pirellulales bacterium:
- a CDS encoding DUF1580 domain-containing protein — MIDISSEKLVALNDAPKLLPDRPSLCTLWRWRTKGVRGRRLESITIGGKVYTSVEALARFAEQHGGNDAPSIRSPSKREREISKAEAALAAAGI; from the coding sequence ATGATCGACATTTCATCCGAAAAGCTCGTTGCGTTGAACGACGCACCGAAGCTTCTGCCAGATCGGCCGAGCCTCTGCACCCTCTGGCGATGGCGCACCAAGGGCGTTCGCGGCCGCCGGCTCGAATCCATCACCATCGGCGGCAAAGTCTATACATCGGTCGAAGCGCTAGCGCGGTTCGCCGAGCAGCACGGCGGCAATGATGCGCCGTCGATCCGTTCGCCATCGAAACGCGAACGGGAAATATCAAAGGCCGAGGCGGCGCTCGCGGCGGCAGGAATCTAG
- a CDS encoding AAA family ATPase: MTRRPREILDSSPPSDTKTEACLLACVLVEPKLMPELLDAHVRADLFSLPDHQRLWLAIRNCYTTGAIDVPLVRHELAKHCSDPTDAGPIIACVLQSEALAANWLHYVAITREHAGKRRTRLIAEDMLVASANGESAAGIAARAQEALEEIKCGSKAEETAGASAIVVNMGDVVAKPVHWLWHGRIALGKLTLVSGDPGLGKSFLSLDIASRVSNGAKWPDCGDHAPKGGVVILSAEDDLEDTIRPRLDAAGADVSKIVAVQGVQFRDDLGDRERSIDLQRDLPILEQAIERMPNCKLVVVDPVSAYMGGADSHKDAEVRGVLAPLATMAAKRGFAVLAITHLRKSEGRAVHRTMGSLAFAAAARAVWAVASDPEDSSGSRRLFLPVKNNIGNDRTGLAYRLCTRFAESSGQPCVEWFADAVSQSADDVLAPQRRRGPAPEERDEAIEFLREALAAGPRLADEVTEEAKQSADISARTLSRAKKSLGVVSFRPTAPGKWFWKMPETDANE; encoded by the coding sequence ATGACCCGCCGACCGCGAGAGATTCTTGACAGTTCTCCACCATCCGACACGAAGACGGAGGCTTGCCTGTTAGCCTGTGTGTTGGTTGAGCCGAAGCTGATGCCGGAGTTGCTTGACGCGCATGTCCGGGCCGATTTGTTTTCCCTGCCCGACCATCAACGGCTATGGCTCGCGATCCGAAATTGCTACACCACTGGCGCAATCGACGTGCCGCTGGTTCGCCACGAGCTCGCGAAGCATTGCAGCGACCCGACCGATGCCGGACCAATTATTGCCTGCGTCCTCCAATCCGAAGCGCTAGCGGCGAATTGGCTTCACTATGTGGCGATCACCCGCGAACACGCCGGCAAGCGCCGTACGCGATTGATTGCGGAGGACATGCTGGTCGCCAGTGCGAACGGCGAATCGGCCGCAGGCATTGCTGCGCGAGCCCAAGAGGCGCTCGAGGAAATCAAATGCGGCTCGAAAGCGGAAGAGACAGCCGGCGCATCGGCCATTGTCGTGAACATGGGCGATGTTGTGGCCAAGCCGGTCCACTGGTTGTGGCATGGCCGAATCGCACTCGGCAAGCTCACACTTGTTTCCGGCGACCCCGGATTAGGGAAATCGTTTCTTTCCTTGGACATCGCGAGCCGAGTCTCGAACGGGGCCAAGTGGCCCGATTGCGGAGATCACGCTCCGAAAGGTGGCGTCGTCATCCTGTCAGCCGAAGACGACTTAGAGGACACGATCCGGCCGCGACTCGATGCCGCTGGCGCTGATGTTAGCAAGATCGTCGCCGTCCAAGGCGTTCAATTTCGAGATGATCTCGGCGACCGTGAACGCAGCATCGACCTGCAGCGCGACCTGCCAATTCTCGAACAAGCGATCGAGAGAATGCCAAATTGTAAGCTCGTCGTGGTCGATCCGGTGTCGGCCTACATGGGCGGCGCAGATTCACACAAAGATGCCGAAGTGCGAGGCGTATTGGCCCCGCTGGCGACGATGGCGGCAAAAAGAGGTTTCGCTGTTCTGGCGATCACGCATCTACGAAAGAGCGAAGGGCGCGCCGTGCATAGGACGATGGGCTCGCTGGCTTTTGCCGCGGCTGCTCGCGCGGTGTGGGCGGTGGCAAGCGATCCAGAAGATTCATCAGGGAGCCGACGGCTATTCCTGCCGGTCAAAAACAATATCGGGAATGACCGCACCGGACTGGCGTACCGGCTCTGCACACGATTTGCCGAATCATCCGGTCAACCGTGCGTCGAGTGGTTCGCCGATGCAGTTTCGCAATCGGCAGACGATGTTCTCGCACCGCAACGGCGTCGTGGGCCTGCACCGGAAGAGCGCGACGAGGCGATTGAGTTTTTGAGGGAAGCTCTCGCGGCCGGCCCGCGTCTGGCTGATGAAGTCACCGAAGAGGCAAAGCAATCTGCCGACATATCCGCAAGAACTCTTAGCCGCGCGAAAAAATCGCTTGGAGTGGTTTCATTCCGTCCAACGGCCCCCGGCAAGTGGTTCTGGAAGATGCCCGAAACCGACGCTAACGAGTAA